TGCCTATTGACTGATATGCATTTGATAAGAGTCCCTGTTTGTTGATTCTAATCTGTTGATTCATTTCCTTTTTTTTGTAACgtaaattttattttaattctcATCATGATTCATGATTGATTTTGAAAAGTAATAATAATAcaataaatgttttttttttattctggctcTACATTTCTAACGTACGCGCTATATTCGCCTTTACTgctatgaatagtataattataatGTATCTAGGGGTTTTATCTTTGTACATTTTACAGAATCTAGGTACTAATTGAGaatatatcttttttctttttataggaAGAATAATCTGTTTCTACTATTGTAGTGTATTTTTATCGATTTTGTCATATATGCTAATGTTTATCCCCCATCttccatgtatatatatatatatatatatatatgtatttcaCTTTATTTTATTTCGTTTTCTGAAAATGCCTATGTATGCACGACTATGTATGATGCTTTGTGTCAAATGCTCTCTACAgttacatttttttttactttattttatcttttttattcttttatttattttatttttgttgttgtttgtgaATTTTTGATAACTTTGTTGACATCATAATGGGTAACGTTGACACTAGTCGGTCGATTGTTGACTGGGTCATCAATAAAAGCCATAAAGAGACTTGGTTTTTCCCAATCCATAAAGTAACTTGGATTTTGGGAATATAATATCGGATCATAATAATTTCCTTTAATCTTGTCTTATGTAGATGAGCAAGACGGAATATATCCGACAAGAGTTTGGACGGTTGGATATAGATGGACTTGAGTATCACCGTTGGATGGCTGATGTGAAGATCGCTTTTGTAGCAAAGGAATGCACCCACACCATCACACCCTCTACTGACAAAGATGTTGTCTCAGCAACTGAAAAAGAAAAGGCTGAAGCCCTACGATATTTGAAGGTACATATTGACCCAAATCTCCTTTGGGGATACCAACACATGATGTGTCCTAAAGAACCGTGGGATGCACTAGCAAGACGTTTTGGGAGCATTGAGGGTTGCCTTCTCCCACAGTTGAATGAACAGTGGAATGACATCCGGTTTCTTGATTATATGATGGTAGGCGATTTCCAAAGAGATATTCTTAAACTACAAGCACACGTCAATTTTTGTGGGATAAAACTCACAGATAAAAACATGATTCAAAAGATATTGTCTACTTTCCCTTTGTCATCTGTTATTCTATCCAACCAATACCGCATAGAAGTTGATAACAAGATAATAACAACTTTCAGCAAGTTGATCAACTTATTGCAGGTGGCCGAAAGGCACAATGaagttctagcaaacaacaatgcTAGAGCCCCCAGGAAGAAGAAAATTCCCGAGGCTAACTATGGCAAGGATAACAAGGGAAAACACCCCAAAGAAAAGAAGGTTAAAAATGTTGATTCATATTCTCATGCTCCATACTCACGTGGGGATAATAACCCACGTGGAAGAGGACAAAGGGGCCATCGTGGAAGGGGCCATGGGCGTGGAGGCCATTCAAATACATGGACCTAGTGGACCTCTGGACCTAGTGGTAGGGGCAACATTGTTGAAAAAGCACATAAGAACTCCACGTCTAAGAAGGTCGAGAATGACAATGCATCTTGTTACAGGTGTGGAATCTCCAGACATTGGTACCAGCAATGCAAAGCTAGTGCCAAAGTGGCAGCCAACTACAAAAAGTATCGGGAATCTATAGATCAAGAAGCTCACTGTGTGGAAGAACATGATCATGACCCAGATGTCAACTTGGCCATTTCAGACTTCCAGGGCAACAAGAACCAAGCCCTTATGGAAACACACGACTTTGATTGATTGTTACTTCTATTTATTTGGTTTTAGTTATCCTTTGAACCTAAAAACTTGCTTATTTTCTTGCTTTATGGTTTAGTAGACTTTGGTTTAAATATTTCTTTTGATGACTTAAACTATGTTAAGTAGTCTTAAATTATctttttttgttgatggatcaGTGGTTCTTAATTTTTATGGGTACTTATtatgctttggatttaatttttactGTGATAATATATTGCATGATTGAATTATGTGATCGAATTCTCTGAAGTACCATTTACTTGTAGGAATGTCATCCTCAGAAGAGATTGAGTGCCTAGCTGATAGTGGCACCACACACACTATTTTAAGAAATAGGAAATTATTTGTTTACTTAATTCCTTATAAATACTCTGTGACTACGATGATCGGATCATCACAAGTGATTATTGGGCGAGGTAATGctcaatttttgtttccaaatggcacaatgattaaagtcacagaagctctatatgcaccaagagcTAACCGGACCTTGTTGAGCTTCAAAGATATCCATGCAAATGGTTATCACTTGGAAACTCActgtgaaaatggaattgaatatataaatattatcTCTAATACATGTGGAAGAAAACACATTTTAGAGAAATTAATGAGTCACTCTAGTGGTTTGTACACTACTACTATTCGGATTATCGAATCACATGTTGTTACCAACGATGAACTGTTGAACAGTGACTTATACAAGCTTTGGAACGACCGCTTGGGGCACCCAGGTCGTGACATGATGATCCGTGTTTTAAAGAACTCACACGGACATCCTTTCTTTCGAGTAAAAGTAAAATGGGACAAAAGACAGTTATAATGCAAAGTAACAACGTCTGCCAGCCACTGCCATCTAAAGAAACTGATGTGCAACCTCTCTCTCATTCTACTTCGTGGAATTTGT
The nucleotide sequence above comes from Papaver somniferum cultivar HN1 chromosome 8, ASM357369v1, whole genome shotgun sequence. Encoded proteins:
- the LOC113305608 gene encoding uncharacterized protein LOC113305608, with protein sequence MCPKEPWDALARRFGSIEGCLLPQLNEQWNDIRFLDYMMVGDFQRDILKLQAHVNFCGIKLTDKNMIQKILSTFPLSSVILSNQYRIEVDNKIITTFSKLINLLQVAERHNEVLANNNARAPRKKKIPEANYGKDNKGKHPKEKKVKNVDSYSHAPYSRGDNNPRGRGQRGHRGRGHGRGGHSNTWT